One Natronomonas gomsonensis genomic window, GACGTTCTTCGCGGCCAGCGGCGCGCTGTTGGCGGCGCTCATCCGCTCGGCGCTTCACGTCCGTGACGACTCGCTGGTGTTGCTCTCGACGGGACTCGTCATCTGGTTCCTGCTCGAACTGGGGTTGGGCGCGACGACGTCGTCGACTCAAATCGCCGTAGGGCTCGGACTCACCGTCTTACTCGGAGGCCTCGCCTACGGGCTCGGAACCGCCTCGATTACCGGCATGCTCACCGGCGTGTTGCTCGCGCTGTTCGCCGTCGTCCTCGGGGGGTACGGCTGGTTCGTCCTCCTCATGACCTTCTTCGGCGTCGGTGGCCTCGCCTCGAAGTACCGCTACGACGAGAAACTGGAACGCGGCATCGCCCAGGAGAACGAGGGCGCCCGCGACAGCGGGAACGTCCTCGCGAACTCGGCGGTCGCGTTGGTCGCCGTCGTCGCCTACGCCGGTGCGGTCCACGTCAGTATGGACGCCTCCGTGTTCCGATTTGCCTTCGCCGGCGCGGTGGCCGCAGCGCTTGCCGACACCCTCTCCAGTGAGTTCGGCGGGCTCTTCGACAACCCCCGGCTCATCACGACGTTCGAACGCGTCGAGGCAGGCACCGACGGCGGCGTCACGTGGCAGGGCGTCGTCGCCGGCCTCGTCGGGTCGGGGTGCATCGCCGGCCTCGGCGCGCTGTTCTTCGGCCTCGGCGTCCCCGGCACCGTGACGATTCTCGCCGCCGGGTTCGTCGGCATGACCGTCGACAGCATCCTCGGGGCGACGCTCGAAGGCGGTCGCCTCGACAACCAGAGCGTCAACCTGCTGGCGACGCTGTCGGCGGGGCTGGTCGCCGCGGCAGCGGGGCTCGTGGTGCTGTGATTCGGCCGATGGACCCGGCCGACGAACCGGCCGTCCGGTCGCTGCAGTCGACTCTCGACTACGCGGACCCACAGTTAATCGACGCCGCCCTCGACGGCCCGTTCATCGGCCGAGTCGCCGTCCACGAGGGGAGCACCGTCGGCTACGCTATCGCGCTTCCCGGCCAGGAGACGACGCTCTCGGAGTTGGTCGTCGCCGCCGAGTACCGTCGGCACGGGTACGGTCGGTCGTTGGTCGATGCCGTCGCGGAGGCCTCGGGCGCCGACCGAACGGTCGTCACGACGCCAGCGGAAAACGAGAGAGCCGAACACTTCTATCGGGCCATCGGATTCGCGGTCAGCGAGCGCTTGCCGTCGTTTTACGCCGACGGCACGGCCGCATTACGCCTCGTTCGCGGCGAGTAATGCGTCGGCGGTTCTGACACGGACGCTCGTCGGCTGTTTGACGAACTCACCGGTCGAGGCGGCGACGACCTGGTCGACGCCCCGCTGGGCGGCCACGTCGAGGAGCCGCTGGTCCAGTTCACCGTCGACGACGACGGCGGTGGGCACCGTCTCGGCGTCGACCAGACAGTCGAAGGCGTCCGCCGCGGGGCACTCCTCGGTCGCTCGAAAGTCGGCATCCAGCAGTCTGGCGCGGCCGCTCTCGCCGCCGATGATTTCACGGACGTGCCCGCGAAGCGTTCCGGGGTCGCCGTCGTCGTCGCTTTCAGTCGCCGTCGCTTCGGATTCTTCGGGTTCGGTCATCTCGGTGTCGGCCGCCGCGTCGGTGCCGTCCGTCGGCTCCTCGGCGGGGGCTTCGGCCGACGCGTCGACTGCGGCGGTTCCGTTGTTCGTCGGGCCGGATGCCGACGCCACTGACTCCGACGATTCGACGCTCGGTGTCTCGGGAGAGTCCTCCGCTTCGGTGGCCTTGATGGCCTGTTCGTGGGGAACTTTCTCCCGAAGCGCGGCCATCACTTCGTGGCGCGCGAGGTCCTCGACGCATTTCCCCTCCGGTGCGAAGGCGACGTAGTCGATGTCGCCGACCTGCGACAGTTCCTTCCGGATGAGTTCGCCGCCGCGGTCGCCGTCGAGGAAGACGGTGACGGTCTTCGATTCGGTCAATTCGGCGACTGCGTTGGGGACGTTCGTCCCCTCGACGGCGATGGCGTTCTTGATGCCGTACCGGAGCAGCGTGAGCACGTCGGCGCGTCCCTCGACGACGACGATGGCGTCGGAGTCGACGACGCGGGGGCCGGCCGGGAGGCCCTCGTATTCGGTGATGTCCTCGACGCGAACGGCCTCTCGGACTTCCTCGACGAGGTCACGGCTGGAGCGGACCGTATCGTCGAAAGCCTCGCCGAACAGCGCCTTCGCGCG contains:
- a CDS encoding DUF92 domain-containing protein, whose translation is MTGDVRRAGGYFLVGALSLLAPVLDGVTSGRLAAISTVAPFAFVAAVALASTRGPLFELFARESDREEGRLYGLASFALAVAGLAVLLVGFELPTAAFVATVFVLTTGNLGQMLVATRLVNPFVVVSAFVASGMAGAIGAIFLAGTLGATTPSLPLATFFAASGALLAALIRSALHVRDDSLVLLSTGLVIWFLLELGLGATTSSTQIAVGLGLTVLLGGLAYGLGTASITGMLTGVLLALFAVVLGGYGWFVLLMTFFGVGGLASKYRYDEKLERGIAQENEGARDSGNVLANSAVALVAVVAYAGAVHVSMDASVFRFAFAGAVAAALADTLSSEFGGLFDNPRLITTFERVEAGTDGGVTWQGVVAGLVGSGCIAGLGALFFGLGVPGTVTILAAGFVGMTVDSILGATLEGGRLDNQSVNLLATLSAGLVAAAAGLVVL
- a CDS encoding GNAT family N-acetyltransferase, translating into MDPADEPAVRSLQSTLDYADPQLIDAALDGPFIGRVAVHEGSTVGYAIALPGQETTLSELVVAAEYRRHGYGRSLVDAVAEASGADRTVVTTPAENERAEHFYRAIGFAVSERLPSFYADGTAALRLVRGE
- the dnaG gene encoding DNA primase DnaG yields the protein MQDTAKYLVHADITADGVVERSDVVGAVFGQTEGLLGDELDLRELQDSSKVGRIDVEIDSQNGQSFGRITIATSLDQVETAILGAALETIDRVGPCRSTIEVRKIEDVRAAKRREVVERAKALFGEAFDDTVRSSRDLVEEVREAVRVEDITEYEGLPAGPRVVDSDAIVVVEGRADVLTLLRYGIKNAIAVEGTNVPNAVAELTESKTVTVFLDGDRGGELIRKELSQVGDIDYVAFAPEGKCVEDLARHEVMAALREKVPHEQAIKATEAEDSPETPSVESSESVASASGPTNNGTAAVDASAEAPAEEPTDGTDAAADTEMTEPEESEATATESDDDGDPGTLRGHVREIIGGESGRARLLDADFRATEECPAADAFDCLVDAETVPTAVVVDGELDQRLLDVAAQRGVDQVVAASTGEFVKQPTSVRVRTADALLAANEA